The Flavobacterium praedii genome window below encodes:
- a CDS encoding DUF3244 domain-containing protein, with product MKTILKLSLAVLVGLTSINAFAINGDFLLNVKNGANNEISFSVNEIQKANITITDKFHNVIYTEIATGKGGILKTYSLEEFPEGVYFLEVETNSKKVTHEIVVSKEKSILSRKSVAEVQKTDLKMKNQNVVIN from the coding sequence ATGAAAACGATCTTAAAATTAAGTCTAGCAGTATTAGTAGGATTGACTTCTATTAATGCTTTTGCAATCAACGGTGATTTTTTACTAAACGTAAAAAACGGAGCAAACAACGAAATTAGTTTTTCAGTAAATGAAATTCAAAAAGCTAATATAACTATCACAGATAAATTTCATAATGTAATTTATACTGAAATAGCAACTGGAAAAGGCGGAATATTAAAAACATATAGCCTTGAAGAATTTCCAGAAGGAGTTTACTTTTTGGAAGTAGAAACAAATTCAAAAAAAGTAACACACGAAATTGTTGTATCTAAAGAAAAATCAATATTATCAAGAAAATCTGTAGCTGAAGTACAAAAAACAGATTTAAAAATGAAAAATCAAAACGTAGTTATCAACTAA
- a CDS encoding glutamine synthetase beta-grasp domain-containing protein, whose amino-acid sequence MAKIKLEYLWLDGYEPTQNLRSKTKVEEHENFQGTLAEIGNWSFDGSSTRQAEGGSSDCLLVPVAIYPDPTRINGYLVMTEVMNADGTPHPSNGRATIEDDGDFWFGFEQEYFIMDTKTLLPLGFPIGGYPAPQGMYYCSVGGKNTHGRKLVEEHADLCIAAGINFEGINQEVACGQWEFQLFAQGAKKAGDEIWVARYLLDRLTEKYGYYIEYHPKPLGDTDWNGSGMHANFSNNVLRTCGSQEIYEKICEAFRPVTAEHIAVYGAYNDQRLTGKHETASIHDFSYGVSDRGCSIRIPLMTVQKGWKGWLEDRRPASNGDPYKIAARIIKTVNSAL is encoded by the coding sequence ATGGCTAAAATAAAATTAGAATACCTTTGGTTAGATGGTTACGAACCAACACAAAATTTAAGAAGCAAAACTAAAGTTGAAGAGCATGAAAATTTTCAAGGAACTTTAGCAGAAATAGGAAACTGGTCTTTTGACGGTTCTTCTACAAGACAAGCAGAAGGTGGTTCATCTGATTGTTTATTAGTTCCTGTTGCTATTTATCCAGATCCAACTCGTATCAATGGTTACCTAGTAATGACTGAAGTTATGAATGCAGATGGTACTCCCCACCCTTCAAACGGTAGAGCAACTATCGAAGATGATGGAGATTTCTGGTTTGGATTCGAACAAGAATATTTCATCATGGATACTAAAACTTTATTGCCATTAGGATTCCCAATTGGAGGCTACCCAGCACCACAAGGAATGTACTACTGTTCAGTAGGTGGAAAAAACACACACGGAAGAAAATTAGTTGAAGAGCATGCAGATTTATGTATCGCAGCAGGAATCAACTTTGAAGGAATAAATCAAGAGGTTGCTTGTGGACAATGGGAATTCCAATTATTCGCACAAGGAGCTAAAAAAGCGGGTGATGAAATCTGGGTTGCTAGATATTTATTAGACCGTTTGACTGAAAAATATGGTTACTATATTGAGTACCACCCAAAACCACTAGGAGATACTGACTGGAACGGTTCTGGAATGCACGCTAACTTCTCTAACAATGTATTAAGAACTTGTGGTTCTCAAGAAATTTATGAGAAAATATGTGAAGCTTTCCGTCCAGTTACTGCAGAACACATTGCAGTTTATGGCGCATACAACGACCAACGTTTGACTGGTAAACACGAAACTGCTTCTATTCATGATTTCTCTTACGGAGTATCTGATAGAGGATGTTCAATCCGTATTCCATTAATGACTGTTCAAAAAGGATGGAAAGGATGGTTGGAAGACAGAAGACCAGCATCTAACGGTGACCCATACAAAATTGCTGCAAGAATCATCAAAACTGTAAATTCTGCATTATAA
- a CDS encoding alpha/beta fold hydrolase, with amino-acid sequence MINYTIYKNENSTEWVTFVHGAGGSSSIWFKQIRDFKKSYNILLLDLRGHGESKATLKTAFKQKYTFSALANDILEVLDHLKIEKSHFVGISLGTILIRQLAEMYPNRVQSMILGGAILKMNFRSQILMRLGNTFKYVLPYLVLYKFFAFVIMPKKSHKQSRSLFINEAKKLYQKEFIKWFKLTAEINPVLKWFRQVELNIPTLYVMGEEDYMFLPSVRKVVESHYKSSKLFVIENCGHVVNVEQPNAFNSAVLSFIHTTK; translated from the coding sequence GTGATTAATTACACAATATATAAGAACGAAAATAGTACGGAATGGGTCACTTTTGTGCATGGCGCAGGTGGAAGTTCATCTATTTGGTTCAAACAAATTAGAGATTTTAAAAAAAGTTACAATATTTTGTTATTGGATTTAAGAGGACATGGAGAATCCAAAGCGACTTTGAAAACGGCCTTCAAACAAAAGTATACTTTTTCGGCTCTTGCCAATGATATTCTGGAGGTTTTGGATCATCTTAAAATTGAAAAATCACATTTTGTTGGAATTTCATTAGGTACCATTCTTATCCGACAATTGGCAGAAATGTATCCAAACAGAGTGCAAAGTATGATATTGGGAGGGGCTATCCTGAAAATGAATTTTAGATCTCAAATATTAATGCGTTTGGGAAATACGTTCAAATATGTATTGCCTTATTTGGTTTTATACAAGTTTTTCGCTTTTGTGATCATGCCCAAAAAAAGTCACAAACAATCCCGCTCACTTTTTATAAACGAAGCCAAAAAATTATATCAAAAAGAATTTATCAAATGGTTTAAACTCACAGCAGAAATTAACCCAGTATTAAAATGGTTCCGACAAGTAGAGTTGAATATTCCAACTCTTTATGTCATGGGAGAAGAAGATTATATGTTTTTGCCTTCAGTTCGCAAAGTGGTGGAGAGTCATTATAAATCATCAAAGTTATTTGTAATTGAAAACTGTGGACATGTAGTCAATGTGGAGCAACCCAATGCTTTTAATTCGGCTGTTTTATCTTTTATACATACCACTAAATAA
- the purU gene encoding formyltetrahydrofolate deformylase has protein sequence MQKITILIHCEDKKAIIASVTNYIASIDGNIIYLDQHVDADENVFFMRLECEFSKATWNLEAIKEHFQANLATPFNMTWAMYPQAQKPKMALFISKYDHCLYDILGRYCAGELPLEIPLIISNHEDLKPIAQRFDIPFFHVPFTKDNKEEGEKTQIELLKKYDIDFIVLARYMQIITPNLIALYQNKIINIHHSFLPAFPGAKPYHSAFKRGVKIIGATSHYVTEGLDEGPIIEQDISRVSHSHSIEDFIMKGRDLERMVLARAIKLHAERKTMVYNNKTVVFS, from the coding sequence ATGCAAAAGATTACGATACTTATCCATTGTGAAGACAAAAAAGCAATTATTGCCTCGGTGACCAATTATATTGCTTCAATAGATGGAAATATTATTTACCTAGACCAACATGTGGATGCCGATGAAAATGTGTTTTTTATGCGATTGGAATGTGAATTCAGTAAAGCCACTTGGAATCTAGAAGCCATAAAAGAACATTTTCAGGCCAATCTTGCAACTCCCTTTAATATGACTTGGGCAATGTATCCACAAGCACAAAAACCAAAGATGGCGTTGTTTATCTCGAAATATGACCATTGTTTGTATGATATTTTGGGACGATATTGCGCAGGTGAATTACCTCTAGAAATACCATTAATTATAAGCAATCACGAAGATTTGAAACCGATTGCACAGCGTTTTGATATTCCGTTTTTTCATGTTCCTTTTACCAAAGACAACAAAGAAGAAGGCGAAAAAACCCAAATTGAATTATTAAAAAAATACGACATCGATTTTATTGTTTTGGCGCGCTATATGCAAATTATCACGCCCAATTTGATAGCCCTTTACCAAAACAAAATCATCAATATTCATCATTCTTTTTTACCGGCTTTTCCAGGAGCCAAGCCTTACCATTCAGCTTTCAAGCGTGGAGTCAAAATTATTGGTGCTACTAGTCATTATGTTACAGAGGGTCTAGATGAAGGACCAATTATTGAGCAAGATATTTCGAGAGTTTCGCACAGCCATTCGATAGAAGATTTTATTATGAAAGGGCGCGATCTCGAACGTATGGTTTTGGCAAGAGCAATAAAACTGCATGCAGAGCGAAAAACGATGGTGTACAACAACAAAACGGTTGTATTTTCTTAG
- a CDS encoding AraC family transcriptional regulator, which produces MKKMNPTLEVITPTFGSSFSFSRFVENSNCKSDLWHYHPEIELVFVNGGSGKRQIGSHISYYSDGDLVLIGSNLPHCGFTNEQTGNKNETVIQMPPDFLGNDFLSIPELKNIQNLLIKAKGGIAFGPNTKKLVATLMEDMENQSHFDRLLRMIRVLNTLETTNEYTILNADGFSLELQVQDNDRINVIFNHVKDHFQEPIHLDEVSEMVSMTSPSFCRYFKKITKKTFTTFVNEYRLVHASKLLAENKKSITEICFESGFNNFSHFNKSFKAYTGKSASQYRQELKTFMN; this is translated from the coding sequence ATGAAAAAAATGAATCCAACACTCGAAGTTATTACTCCTACTTTTGGGAGTTCATTTTCTTTTTCAAGGTTTGTCGAAAACTCCAATTGCAAATCCGATTTATGGCATTACCATCCTGAAATCGAATTGGTTTTTGTAAATGGCGGCTCTGGAAAACGTCAAATAGGTAGTCATATCTCTTATTATTCAGATGGTGATTTAGTGCTTATTGGGAGTAATTTGCCACATTGTGGATTTACAAATGAGCAAACGGGTAATAAAAATGAAACCGTAATTCAGATGCCTCCTGATTTTCTAGGAAATGATTTTTTGAGTATCCCAGAATTAAAAAACATTCAAAATCTATTAATAAAAGCTAAAGGTGGAATTGCTTTTGGACCTAATACCAAAAAGCTTGTAGCAACTTTAATGGAAGACATGGAAAATCAATCTCATTTTGATAGATTATTGAGAATGATTAGAGTGCTCAATACCTTAGAAACAACCAACGAATATACTATTTTGAACGCAGATGGGTTTTCTTTGGAATTGCAAGTCCAGGATAATGATCGAATTAATGTTATTTTTAATCATGTAAAAGACCATTTTCAAGAACCCATTCATTTGGATGAAGTATCGGAAATGGTGAGTATGACTTCCCCTTCTTTTTGTCGCTATTTTAAAAAAATCACAAAAAAAACATTTACCACTTTTGTCAATGAATACCGTTTGGTTCATGCTTCAAAACTTTTGGCAGAGAATAAAAAAAGTATAACTGAAATTTGTTTTGAAAGCGGATTTAATAATTTTAGTCATTTTAATAAATCGTTTAAAGCGTATACCGGTAAAAGCGCTTCTCAATACAGACAAGAATTGAAAACTTTTATGAACTAA
- a CDS encoding methylmalonyl-CoA mutase family protein: protein MELVKPYVPINKVRIVTAASLFDGHDAAINIMRRIIQSTGVEVIHLGHDRSVEEVVNTAIQEDANAIAMTSYQGGHNEYFKYMYDLLQEKGAGHIKIFGGGGGVILPSEIAELQGYGITRIYAPDDGRAMGLQGMINDLVQRADTSPPAPEGGVSQIADNLLKKDVNTIARLISLAENNPEDFHKVFTPLSAAPPSGAEGAVGAPVLGITGTGGAGKSSLVDELVRRFLIDFPEKTIGLISVDPSKRKTGGALLGDRIRMNAINNPRVYMRSLATRQSNLALSKYVAEAIQVLKAAKYDIIILETSGIGQSDTEIMDHSDVSLYVMTPEFGAATQLEKIDMLDFADLVALNKFDKRGALDAIRDVKKQYQRNHNLWDVNPDEMPVFGTIASQFNDPGMNTLYKSIMDKIVEKTNSDLKSTFQITREMSEKIYVIPPHRTRYLSEIAESNRKYDATALGQEQVAQKLYGIFKTIESVSGKIPVITKAGIDEDSVLPNALEIEKQGAAENKIFLNLLLNQFDKVKMDLDPYNWEMILTWDEKVNKYKNPVYTFKVRDREIKMATHTKSLSHSQIPKVAMPKYKAWGDILRWCLQENVPGEFPFASGLYPFKREGEDPSRMFAGEGGPERTNKRFHYVSAGLPAKRLSTAFDSVTLYGNDPHIRPDIYGKIGNAGVSICCLDDAKKLYSGFDLVHAMTSVSMTINGPAPMLLGFFMNAAIDQQCEYYIKENNLEDEVAEKINKIYTQKGVERPHYQGDLPEGNNGLGLFLLGVTGDQVLPLDIYNEIKARTLSQVRGTVQADILKEDQAQNTCIFSTEFALRLMGDVQEYFIDKKVRNFYSVSISGYHIAEAGANPITQLAFTLSNGFTYVEYYLSRGMDINDFGPNLSFFFSNGVDPEYAVIGRVARKIWAKAMKNKYGANERAQMLKYHIQTSGRSLHAQEIDFNDIRTTLQALYAIYDNCNSLHTNAYDEAITTPTEESVRRAMAIQLIINKELGLAKNENPIQGSFIIEELTDLVEAAVLLEFDRITERGGVLGAMETMYQRSKIQEESLYYETLKHTGEFPIVGVNTFLSSKGSPTVIPAEVIRATEEEKQYQITMLDHLHKANQDLVIEHLNTLQEAAIKNENLFEHLMEATKVCSLGQITEALFEVGGQYRRNM, encoded by the coding sequence ATGGAATTAGTAAAACCGTATGTACCCATAAATAAAGTTCGAATTGTAACTGCCGCATCGCTATTTGATGGTCACGATGCAGCAATTAACATAATGAGAAGAATTATTCAGTCCACAGGAGTTGAGGTAATTCATTTGGGTCATGATAGAAGTGTCGAAGAAGTGGTCAATACCGCCATTCAAGAAGACGCCAACGCAATTGCGATGACTTCCTACCAAGGAGGACACAATGAATACTTTAAATACATGTATGATTTGCTTCAGGAAAAAGGAGCGGGTCATATCAAAATTTTTGGTGGAGGAGGAGGAGTAATTCTTCCATCGGAAATAGCCGAATTGCAAGGGTACGGAATCACCAGAATTTATGCGCCAGATGATGGTCGAGCCATGGGATTGCAAGGAATGATCAATGATTTGGTACAAAGAGCTGATACTAGCCCCCCAGCCCCCGAAGGGGGAGTTTCTCAGATTGCGGATAATTTACTTAAAAAAGACGTAAATACAATTGCAAGATTAATTTCATTAGCAGAAAATAATCCAGAAGATTTCCATAAAGTTTTTACACCACTATCAGCAGCTCCCCCTTCGGGGGCGGAGGGGGCTGTCGGGGCTCCAGTTCTTGGAATTACAGGAACTGGTGGCGCAGGAAAATCATCATTGGTTGATGAACTGGTGCGTCGTTTCTTGATTGATTTCCCTGAAAAAACCATCGGATTGATTTCAGTCGATCCATCAAAGCGTAAAACAGGTGGAGCATTACTTGGCGATAGAATTCGTATGAATGCTATTAATAATCCTAGAGTTTATATGCGTTCGTTGGCAACTCGCCAATCCAATTTGGCTTTGTCAAAATACGTAGCGGAAGCCATTCAGGTTTTAAAAGCGGCTAAATACGATATCATCATCCTTGAAACTTCAGGAATAGGTCAATCCGATACGGAGATTATGGATCACTCCGATGTTTCTTTATACGTAATGACTCCGGAATTTGGTGCAGCAACCCAATTGGAAAAAATTGACATGCTTGATTTTGCCGATTTGGTAGCTTTAAACAAATTTGACAAACGTGGTGCTCTCGATGCTATTCGGGATGTAAAAAAACAATACCAGCGCAATCATAATCTTTGGGATGTCAATCCAGATGAAATGCCAGTTTTTGGAACAATCGCCTCTCAATTCAATGATCCAGGGATGAATACGTTGTATAAATCTATTATGGATAAAATCGTTGAAAAAACCAATTCTGATTTGAAATCGACTTTTCAAATTACGCGTGAAATGAGTGAGAAAATTTACGTTATTCCGCCACATAGAACACGTTATTTATCTGAGATTGCCGAAAGCAACAGAAAATACGATGCTACGGCTTTGGGTCAAGAACAAGTGGCTCAAAAACTTTACGGAATCTTCAAAACCATAGAAAGTGTTTCTGGAAAAATTCCAGTAATAACAAAAGCTGGAATTGATGAAGATTCGGTTTTGCCAAATGCTTTAGAAATAGAAAAGCAAGGTGCGGCTGAGAATAAAATCTTTTTAAATCTTTTACTGAATCAATTCGATAAAGTAAAAATGGATTTGGATCCTTATAATTGGGAAATGATTTTGACTTGGGATGAAAAAGTTAATAAATATAAAAATCCAGTTTATACGTTTAAAGTTCGCGATCGAGAAATTAAGATGGCAACGCATACCAAGTCACTTTCTCATTCTCAAATTCCAAAAGTAGCCATGCCAAAGTATAAAGCATGGGGTGATATTTTGCGTTGGTGTTTACAGGAAAATGTTCCTGGTGAATTTCCTTTTGCTTCTGGTTTGTATCCTTTTAAAAGAGAAGGAGAAGATCCTTCGCGAATGTTTGCTGGTGAAGGTGGTCCAGAAAGAACCAACAAGCGTTTTCATTATGTAAGTGCAGGTTTACCAGCCAAAAGATTGTCAACCGCTTTTGATAGTGTGACTTTATACGGTAATGATCCACACATTCGTCCTGATATTTATGGGAAAATCGGAAATGCAGGAGTTTCTATCTGCTGCTTGGACGATGCCAAAAAACTATATTCCGGTTTCGATTTGGTACATGCCATGACTTCGGTAAGTATGACAATTAATGGCCCAGCACCTATGTTGCTTGGTTTTTTTATGAATGCAGCCATTGATCAGCAGTGTGAATATTATATAAAAGAAAACAATCTAGAAGATGAGGTTGCTGAAAAAATCAACAAAATCTATACCCAAAAAGGTGTTGAAAGACCCCATTATCAAGGTGATTTGCCAGAGGGGAATAATGGTTTGGGATTGTTTCTTTTGGGTGTAACAGGTGATCAAGTTTTGCCTCTTGATATTTATAATGAGATCAAGGCTAGAACACTTTCGCAAGTTCGAGGGACGGTTCAAGCCGATATTTTAAAGGAAGACCAAGCTCAAAATACTTGTATTTTTTCTACCGAATTTGCCTTGCGATTAATGGGAGATGTTCAGGAATATTTTATTGACAAAAAAGTAAGAAACTTTTATTCGGTTTCTATTTCAGGATACCATATTGCAGAGGCGGGTGCTAATCCAATCACGCAATTGGCATTTACACTCTCCAACGGTTTCACTTATGTGGAATATTATTTGAGTCGTGGAATGGATATCAATGATTTTGGACCAAATTTATCTTTCTTTTTCTCGAATGGTGTCGATCCTGAATATGCTGTTATTGGTCGTGTAGCTCGTAAAATTTGGGCGAAAGCCATGAAAAATAAATATGGCGCTAACGAAAGAGCCCAAATGTTGAAATACCATATTCAAACTTCGGGACGTTCTTTGCATGCACAGGAAATTGATTTCAATGATATTCGCACCACTTTGCAAGCGTTATATGCAATTTATGACAACTGTAATTCATTGCATACCAATGCGTATGATGAAGCGATTACAACTCCAACCGAAGAGTCTGTTCGTAGAGCTATGGCGATTCAGTTGATTATCAATAAAGAATTGGGGCTTGCCAAAAACGAGAATCCTATTCAAGGTTCTTTCATTATAGAAGAATTGACAGATTTGGTTGAAGCAGCAGTTTTATTGGAATTCGACAGAATTACAGAAAGAGGTGGAGTTCTTGGTGCCATGGAAACGATGTATCAACGTTCTAAAATTCAAGAAGAAAGTTTGTACTACGAAACATTAAAACATACTGGGGAATTCCCAATTGTAGGTGTAAATACTTTTTTGAGTTCAAAAGGTTCACCAACGGTTATTCCAGCCGAAGTAATTCGCGCCACCGAAGAAGAAAAACAATACCAAATTACAATGTTGGATCATTTGCATAAAGCCAATCAGGATTTAGTGATTGAACATTTGAATACTTTACAGGAAGCAGCCATTAAAAACGAAAATCTATTTGAACACTTGATGGAAGCAACTAAAGTTTGTTCTTTGGGGCAAATCACCGAAGCTTTGTTTGAAGTAGGCGGGCAGTACAGAAGGAATATGTAA
- a CDS encoding alpha/beta hydrolase, translated as MKKILIVCVAFLFCNTILSYASTVDTLQIPSIAMNKTYKAAVVLPNSYVKGKATYPVLYLLHGAYGHFSDWLSSTPNKNTVKNLSDQYNIIIVMPEGETFSFYLNSPVNKGSQFETYITEEVIQKIDKTYRTVNDRKGRVIAGLSMGGHGALSLSAKHPELFCAAGSMSGAVDMGTMLGREPNDQVIKLMQPVFGDQSNNPELYTQNAVMGMLDKIKTNKLAIIIDCGVDDFLIESNRELHRRLVYNKVPHDYAERPGAHTWDYWENALSYQVLFFSKILKSNGVAVN; from the coding sequence ATGAAAAAAATACTAATTGTGTGTGTTGCATTTTTATTTTGCAATACAATATTGTCTTACGCTTCAACAGTTGATACTTTGCAAATTCCTAGTATTGCCATGAATAAAACCTATAAGGCTGCGGTAGTACTTCCTAATTCATATGTAAAGGGAAAGGCAACATACCCTGTACTTTATCTTTTGCATGGTGCTTATGGACATTTTTCGGATTGGTTGTCAAGTACTCCAAATAAGAATACCGTAAAAAATCTTTCCGACCAATATAATATTATTATTGTGATGCCTGAAGGAGAAACGTTTAGTTTTTATCTCAATAGTCCTGTAAATAAAGGAAGTCAGTTTGAAACCTATATAACAGAAGAAGTCATCCAAAAGATTGACAAGACGTATCGAACGGTAAATGATAGAAAAGGTCGCGTCATTGCTGGACTTTCTATGGGAGGTCATGGCGCTTTGTCTCTTTCTGCTAAACACCCCGAATTGTTTTGCGCAGCAGGAAGCATGAGTGGAGCTGTAGATATGGGAACAATGTTAGGGCGGGAACCAAATGACCAAGTTATAAAATTAATGCAGCCTGTTTTTGGTGATCAAAGCAATAATCCTGAATTATACACACAAAATGCAGTAATGGGAATGCTTGATAAAATTAAAACCAATAAACTAGCTATAATTATTGATTGTGGCGTTGATGATTTTCTTATAGAATCCAACAGGGAATTACACAGAAGATTAGTGTATAATAAGGTTCCACATGATTATGCCGAACGTCCTGGAGCACATACATGGGACTATTGGGAAAATGCGTTGTCCTATCAAGTTTTGTTTTTTAGTAAAATTTTAAAAAGTAATGGAGTTGCTGTTAATTAA
- a CDS encoding ABC transporter substrate-binding protein: protein MKLFTDQLGTSHSFEFSPQRIISLVPSQTELLYDLGLEENIVGITKFCVHPYHLKSTKKIVGGTKKVNYDKIRLLEPDIIICNKEENTQEIVEELRKICPVWVTDIFTLEDNFQMITDFGQLFDKRIEARKWNDKLTFALSDFKHFIKDIPVKKVAYFIWKNPYMAAGSGTFIDELLRLNHFQNHFSNQERYPEIDLEKMDDKGVLDLILLSSEPYPFKADDGYEIASYTNNTRTILVDGEMFSWYGSRLLKAFDYFKYLHTSI, encoded by the coding sequence ATGAAACTATTTACAGATCAACTTGGAACTTCGCATTCTTTTGAATTTTCGCCTCAGCGAATTATTTCTCTTGTGCCATCCCAAACCGAATTGTTATACGATTTAGGCTTAGAAGAAAATATAGTGGGGATCACTAAATTTTGTGTGCATCCCTACCATCTCAAGTCAACCAAGAAAATAGTAGGAGGGACCAAGAAGGTTAATTATGATAAAATCCGTTTGCTAGAACCCGATATTATCATTTGCAATAAAGAAGAAAACACACAGGAAATAGTAGAAGAGTTGCGTAAAATTTGTCCAGTTTGGGTAACCGATATTTTTACTCTCGAGGATAATTTCCAAATGATAACCGACTTCGGTCAGCTTTTTGATAAGCGAATTGAAGCACGCAAGTGGAACGACAAATTGACTTTTGCCCTGAGCGATTTTAAACATTTTATCAAAGACATTCCAGTTAAGAAAGTTGCTTATTTTATTTGGAAAAATCCATATATGGCGGCTGGTTCGGGGACTTTTATAGACGAATTATTACGATTGAATCATTTTCAAAACCACTTTTCAAACCAAGAGCGCTATCCTGAAATTGATCTTGAAAAAATGGATGATAAAGGTGTTTTGGATTTAATTTTACTTTCCTCAGAACCGTATCCTTTTAAAGCCGATGACGGTTATGAAATTGCCAGTTACACAAATAATACCCGAACGATTCTAGTAGATGGTGAAATGTTTTCTTGGTATGGAAGTAGGCTGCTCAAAGCTTTTGATTATTTTAAATATTTGCATACGAGTATTTAA
- a CDS encoding TerC family protein gives MTVWILFIVLILIFLALDLGVFNKDPHIISSKEASKWTAIWFTLSMLFSGVVYWLYSTDYVLNPTQIKPSVAAMKFITGYLIELSLSIDNIFVIALIFASFKIPKKYQHRVLFWGILGAIVFRGLMIYFGVLIINKFTWATYIFGAFLLFTAIKMLFTKDDDEFDPKKSIVYKILGKIIPISTHTEKEHFFTKTERGNAATPLFVALIIIEVMDVVFAVDSVPAILAITSDPFIVFSSNIFAILGLRSLYFFLANMLEKFSHLEYSLIAILSFVGLKMIFHDYIEVPEWASLGFIALSLIIGVVVSLQISKSENNLE, from the coding sequence ATGACAGTTTGGATCTTATTTATAGTTTTAATTTTAATTTTTCTAGCCTTAGATTTAGGAGTATTCAACAAAGACCCTCATATTATAAGCTCCAAAGAAGCCAGTAAATGGACCGCAATTTGGTTTACCTTATCCATGTTATTTTCAGGTGTAGTGTATTGGCTTTATTCAACAGATTATGTTTTAAATCCAACACAAATAAAACCATCTGTAGCTGCAATGAAGTTTATAACTGGATATCTTATAGAATTGTCTTTAAGTATTGACAATATATTTGTTATAGCATTAATTTTTGCTTCATTTAAAATTCCAAAAAAATACCAACATCGCGTTTTATTTTGGGGTATATTGGGAGCGATAGTCTTTAGAGGATTAATGATTTATTTTGGCGTTTTAATCATTAATAAATTTACATGGGCAACCTATATATTCGGAGCGTTCTTGTTATTTACCGCCATAAAAATGCTTTTCACAAAAGATGATGATGAATTTGACCCAAAAAAATCTATAGTATATAAGATCCTAGGAAAAATAATTCCAATCTCGACACATACAGAAAAGGAACATTTTTTTACAAAAACAGAAAGAGGCAATGCAGCCACCCCTCTATTTGTTGCATTAATTATAATTGAAGTAATGGACGTAGTTTTTGCGGTAGATAGTGTGCCTGCTATTTTAGCCATTACCTCTGATCCTTTTATTGTATTTAGTTCTAATATCTTTGCAATATTAGGATTGCGTTCCTTATATTTCTTTTTAGCTAATATGCTAGAGAAATTCAGTCATTTAGAGTATAGCTTAATTGCTATTTTGAGTTTTGTGGGCTTGAAAATGATATTCCACGATTACATTGAAGTTCCCGAATGGGCTTCATTGGGTTTTATTGCTTTGTCCCTTATTATCGGAGTAGTTGTTTCTTTACAAATTAGTAAAAGCGAAAATAACTTAGAATAG
- a CDS encoding DUF4197 domain-containing protein, translating into MKKALILLLILPAISNAQFKSILTKASEKINSVSKSNSSLDIAAGLKEALNKGITEQVSKLTATDGFYKNEAVKILMPEELAKVDKTLRKIGMSKLADEGILALNRAAEDAVKEATPIFVSAIKNITITDAKSILLGKENAATAYLQTATTTPLYAKFSPVVQQSIGKVGADVVWTTIIKQYNTIPFVSKVNPDITDYVTNKALDGVFKMITVEEKNIRTNLNARTSDVLKKVFAMQDKK; encoded by the coding sequence ATGAAAAAAGCCTTAATCCTACTCCTTATTCTTCCTGCAATAAGCAATGCACAATTCAAAAGCATTCTGACAAAAGCTAGCGAAAAAATCAATTCGGTTTCAAAATCCAATAGTAGTCTAGATATTGCAGCTGGATTAAAAGAAGCACTTAACAAAGGAATCACCGAGCAAGTTTCCAAACTAACAGCTACCGATGGATTTTACAAAAATGAAGCCGTGAAGATCCTAATGCCCGAAGAATTAGCCAAAGTCGACAAAACCCTTCGAAAAATAGGAATGTCAAAATTGGCCGATGAAGGCATATTAGCATTGAATAGAGCCGCAGAAGACGCTGTAAAAGAAGCAACACCCATATTTGTATCGGCTATCAAAAACATAACAATAACGGATGCCAAAAGCATTTTGCTTGGAAAAGAGAATGCCGCAACAGCATATTTGCAAACAGCAACTACAACACCTCTTTATGCAAAATTCAGTCCTGTAGTCCAACAATCCATTGGAAAAGTTGGAGCCGATGTGGTTTGGACAACAATTATCAAACAATACAATACAATTCCTTTTGTATCCAAAGTAAATCCAGACATAACCGATTATGTTACAAACAAAGCACTGGATGGTGTCTTTAAAATGATTACCGTGGAAGAAAAAAACATCAGAACCAACTTGAATGCCAGAACATCGGATGTTTTAAAGAAAGTTTTTGCGATGCAGGATAAGAAATAA